TATGTGCCGGAGTTGGTGTACTACTATTTGCTTTTGTCATCGTGCTTTGTGAATTTTGTGAACAATTGTCGATATATATCCACTTATGCTATTAAATTTGCTCTCACTTCTACTATATTCATTGaatttattgataataattaagTACTATGATGATGAATATAGTGTGGATATATTATTACGTTATTGCCATTATTAAAGAATGTATTTGGAAAGGTGTCAAgagataaaatgaataattggattgaacaatttgagcttGATACCAATGAAGAGAGTGATGTTTTGAAAGATGCTTCTAATGTGAGTGTAGTGATTGGTGGGTATGCAATAAGACATTTATGTAAAAAACTACAAAGAACCTAAACATATGATTCATGCATGGGGGTGTGAATTATTGCAGAGGCATCCCATTCGTTGTTACAAGATGTTCTGcgtgcaaaataaaataaaaattataaagtttgCACTAAATTAGTTAAACAAGGCTTAATGTCCACTAATCTCATGAGGGTTGAAGGGTTGCAATGTTGTCAAATATGGTGTGCGATGCGTTAGAAAATAGCACTTTAAGAATTGGTTCAACTATCCGAGAGATTGTAAGTAGATATTTCTATGATGTATTACTTGCTTTCCTTAAGTTGTCCTTTAAATTTGTTTGGCCACAACATTTCATGTTTGATGATAGTCAAgccaaaaattgaaatgataaattatattggtctttttttaaaattatcacagGAGTAACTGATGGTACACATGTTCCATGTCCATGTGTGGTTAGTTTCAATGAATGAGCAAGGGTCATTTTTTTAGGAATAAAATGCTGAATATTATTGATCCAACGAACTGACAGAAATTACATCGTTTGCAATGATTTAATCCACTTGGTAAGGGACCTCCTCAATCCAACCTCTATCAAAAATAGGTGAAAGATAGGGAAACTAAGCAATGTGTTGCCTGGTTCCCTTGTCTTTTGGTAAAAACAAGATCATTTATTCTTGAATTGGGGCAAAGCTTCCTACAGTCATCTACAATGCCATGAAATGAAACAGAGACTAGCCCtggtcttctctctttttccatTGTTGGACCAGCTCAAGGCAGTCTGAGCAAGGTTCATTAGAAGAAAGGGTGATTTTGAGTtctatttaaaaagataaaatattattattaagcatatattttatttttaattttattattaacaggaattgaaaaaaaaaatttgttactgtatatcatttaaataactgatagaaaaaaaagtttagataaagaattatatatggacattaaaatttatattggtaattacatatttaaaattaattttaactaaaaatattcgAACACTATTCTCTctccaaattttttatttatttatttactttgtcTAAAAGAAAACACATTGATTGAAACTTACTTTTGCAATGGGTTCTTTGGTTTGGTGGTTTAGTTATTTAGCATTTGTCAGCATCAGTAACCGACAAAGAAAAACCAAGCGGTCCTCTACTCTGTTAGTACGTGCTACAGAAACAGGGGAAggacaatattatttttcttatacattatttataaaCGCTCACCCCAAATTCACACcaagtaaaataaatcatgtcACTGTATGTTGGTTTGCACATTATCATGCTTTTTCAAgtttaaccaaaaaatattagttataattttcaCGTTTTAAGCTACATTAACGTGTTTCTTTGCTTTCTAATAATCATCGGTATTTAAACTAAACATGCAAAAAATCAGGTTGagttaaaatcaaatatatccaGAGATATCCTAACACGTTAAACAACACTGCAATCAGCAATTCTTACTTGTCACTGCTACGGTTCTACCAATGATGAAAACTACGCGAGGTTTATTCACAGCAAAGTCTCCTCCCtactttatagtttttaatttcttgattaaggatgagtttgtttaaagttaaaaaataattttaagataagtattttttatataacaatttttttaaaaaaaatagatgagatttatttttaaaataagtaaaaaaatatttcttaaaataaaaataatttaaacaaacacattaaaaaaatataaaactacttattttaataaataaatatttgttttaatatataaatttaatcaaactCACTATGATTATTCCAGAACAAAAAGCACATCGTAAGTTTCACGTTCTCGTATCATTATATACTCAGTGAACAGCTGAGACAGTTTCCATTTTTACCATACCTTACTGTTTTGCCCGTGCATGTAATGTACGCTTgtaaatgtaataaaattaattgtgatataaattactttttaattaaaatttaaattaataatgatacaaattattctttttaattgtaattaaattaatttgattactttTATATGTGGTAACTTCTAttgtaattaattcaattttaattagaaaagatCACTTATATGATACTGATTAAGGTTAAAGAAAAGTAGATtgtatcttaattaatttaattttaatttaaaaggataATTTATACCATCATTCATTTGATTGGTTTAAAAAAGTAACTTATATccataattaatttcaatttttttcgtaaaaatttaacaaaatgtatatatgttgGGTAAGactgtaccaaaaaaatatataataaaaacatatttttgttatataatttaacacagcaaaattgtatttatgttattatttgatcaagagagatatgtttttgttgggtAAGaggaggtaaaaaaaattacacaatgaaaatgtgattttattgacaaaatacataatcaaattatgtttttatcgTAATTTGTTTTTCACCCCTTCTTATACAATAGaaacatgattttgttgtgtattttatcAAATGAAATCATGTTTATGtgcaaataatattttcaaaaaataaaatttaaagcacGCTTGGAGTTGAAAATAGCAAATTTAGTAGTGAAAATAACAATTGCATAAGATGTTTGAACATTATGGACAATACGTGTTTGATACAAGGGTGTTGCTAGCTGCATCCAACAGTATTGTTGATGCATCCagcatttttgtatttttctaattttgtccTTTCATTCGTAAGAGTCATACGACGGATGTAGTTCatctgtaaattttttttttaatttttttgaaaaatatttgtgatagttacattataaaataaataatgttattatacataacactaaaatttctaatatatatttaatacgcatgtaaatttaaataataaattttgtaataattaattttgatataaattatacgaattatttaatccatatatatttttataaataaaaaatatttattattacaaaatttaatgtatattaaattttgtaatagtaaaaaaaatttaaagcacaaatgaataatttaacatattaataattaaaaaaataaaactttaagaaattaaaaaaataaccaaaaaatcaATACGAATgaattttatatgtatattttatacGGATGAACTACATCCATAAGAGTCATACTACATTCGTATGACTCAAACGAATGAAATgacaaaattggaaaaatacgaaaatgctgggtgcaccagcaatactgctgggtgcacctagcaacacccttgaTATAAATCTagctgaatatttttttaacataactatataaaaaatgttttcttgattagcttattatctatttttatcaaatttatccaaaagCTCCTTACTCATGGACTCATGGTTAAGCAGTCAAAgtccaaattattttataccatCTCAAACAATAATTGGTAAATGCTTCACATTGACAAGAGTAATATTATTCATAATCACACATGCCCTCACATGTCCTCACCACAAAGGCTTGGAGATTCTCCTATTGTTTAATCTTCTAGTTCTAGTAATAATGTCTCACCTAATTacataacatttcttttttcagaacccaaaaaaaaaggaaaaaaagaaaggaagaaaagaaagtaagAAACCCATGATTGTTTCTATTGATGTCACAAACCATGATGCACAAATTCATTGAAACGTACtgaaaataaatacaaacagACAGCTGGCCTTCTGCACCCCCcacacaacacaacaacaacattaaCAACAACACACTAATTAGTCTCTCAGTGGTCACTACTTTGCAGCACACTCTTGAGTTTTGAGTCTCCCTCCCTGGCAGTTTCATGGCTTCTTCAGTGACCAGATCAACCTCAGGCTTCAGCTTCTCAGAGATCTGGCTCTTGGTGGCAGCCACAGCACTCATCTGTGGCTTTCTGGGGTACATAGTTTATGATGCAATCATGGCCACTGCTTCTGAGTTGCTGCAACGTTTGCTGGTAATTTCTCCACTGTTCTTGATCATCATTGTTCACTGGCTCTCCACTGCAAGCCAAATAAGCTTCCCCATGCCAGGATCTGAGCCTAGTGCCATCCACAGAGCTGGTGGTTCCCCTTGGGGTGTTGCATTTGTTCTTCTTCTGCTTTTCCTTCTCATTTCTTACCAACCTTCCCTGCATGACCTTATTTCTTAGCTAGCATGTGCTATATAGTTTATCAGGCTATGAAAATTTAGTGCATGTCACTTATGTGGGGTgcctgttcttttttttttttaacataaatgttaattattactagttgttagtttttattactAGAAAAATCTAAGGTAgtatctttccttcttttctcaccCTACTAATCTTATATCTCCGGGTGTGGTACTTGTAATTTTAGAGTTACTGTAGCTCATAATGAACCTTTTAATTTCTATGTGAATTTGGGTGTAAAAACTATTGCAGTGTCTCTCTCTGCCTCTAAAAGAGTCTTGCTTTTCCTCTGTACCAAGAAAATTTTGTGGCTGCTTATATTAAGTTTCGATCTTTGCTGCCCTATGGCGGGTGTTTGTCCTTTTCTCTGAGAAAATTGAAATGTCGTGGTGTGTCAAACATCAAAATTACCAAGGAAATTGAACTATTATATATCTCAGACGAATAATCCAGACACACTGTAAGTCTTTCTCAggcttttttttcattcaaccAAAAATCTCACATTTCATAGACTAAAGTAAGAAAATTTTCACGAAATTAaggtttaactttttttaagtcaaatcatgaataaaataatatatatatatatatatatatatatatatatatattctgaattaaaatacttttttttttacacattttgCTATTTTAGAAGAGTCAAACTTTTAGTTTTGCTCCTTCGATCGACTAATTTCCATTTTCCAAGGACCATTGACGCATATGATATATAAGGATGTTTGCTACCTCAATTGACTAATTCCCATTTTTCGAGGACTATTGTATAAGTATATAAGGATAGAAATATATGACATACTTTGTTGGAATTTATATATGACTCGGGTTTGACCAAGATCAAATTAgatctatttattaattaatttggttaAAGTTTGTTGAAATTCTATCCTGTTAAATAGTGAGATTTCAAGTAAtttataaagttttttaaaCCTAAGGTGGTCTAATAATgatgtattaaattttattataatactttgaatttgaatttatatactTAATAACTTATTTAAAGATTTAAGGCACGTCACTtttatagcaaaataaaatagaaatataaaattttacactaatttttttatatctaattttcaaacaaaaaaaattagccCAGTGGGCTGGGCCGGGTTGCCTCATTGCAAACCcattttatgataaatcaaaagTTGAATACATCCGGCCAACTCCGTCTAAGAAAATGAGTTAAATAAATTAGTCAATAGAACAAATCCATTTTACCACCTATAATCATGTTTGAAACCATCATTAGAAGATCCAAATTCATAAACAATAAAAGTCACTtcaatgtaattttcttttccttcacaaAATCCAGTACatgtttagattaaaattagaagaatttaaaagtatttttactctaaaaacaacatttttttctttttctatttgataCATTAGAATTCATTATTgtgtattataatttaaaaatattttccaaactttaatttaaaggcttaaataactttttattatacgtaaaatagatattttgattttattacttaaattattattttttattttactatctcacaatttttatttttatattcaattttagtatttttcattGTTGAAGATTTGATAACTAATATGTAATTACTATATGACACTTTTCTGTCATATTATCACTAAGTGATATATAATCGATGAGACAACATTCCGTTAGTTTATCACGATTTACATCACTTAACTAATTTTCACTTACGGtggatattaaaattaaacatataaaaaaacatgaaatattaaaataaaaaaaatattagtttagaTAGTAAAATTAATATGACCTATTTTACATAtagtaaaaaatgatttaatccTTAATTTAAATATAGCTCTAGTTTGCAAAATAAAGTTAACGCCAAGTCTATACCGCACTGTGGAGCTCCGTCACATTTTGAATCGATGCTTATATAGGTAAATTAAACAAGGTATTTTGGCCTTTAAATGCAGTTGGCGAATTTGCAGTACTGAGCTATATTTAAGTAGTTATCTTTTATTTACGAATACCAAGATCTATGGAGGCTTTTTCTACTGAATCTTGCTTAGATATCTCCCAATCATCGTATTATTCTTTCTTCTCCAGTAAGACACTAGCTAGAAGTTGCTTTTCAATAAGGACTAAGGAGTAGACCAAGGCTAATGAATATAGTTGCCTGTAGATTGACACATATAAATCTAGAACTTGAGTTATTGTCACTTTTAAACAAGTTTTAATCAGTAGTGTGCTATGTAACTGAAGTGGCCAAGAGAAAAGAGATGAATAAATCCAAAATAATTACGGAGTCATCTGAGAGATATAAGATATTGAAATGAACGATCAATTTATGAAAGTTTCTTCATTATAGATAGAAAAACATTCTCTTGTAAACTGATTTAAGAAAAGTTTGTTTgagctaaaaaaaaataattccatgatttttttttttcaaatgttgtGTTTACAGTTATTAAATTCTTTCAAACAtctcttttgattttaaaaaaccatttttcttgtaaaaaaaaaaacaaacaaattactaatttaatatttaaataaaaattgattgattACGATTTAAGCTTCGTTTGTTTGcaaagaaagagaacagaataaataaataataaagcaatgagatacatatttttatagtctactttaatttaaaagtttcattttttttttcacactatCGATATCCTagtgtttcttttcattttaaccAAGTGATCAGTACATAGCATTCATTGCTAAGACAGATTGAATAATAACTTTTGAGATTCTAGTCTAACTAGCATAAAATCATAcagaactatatatatatatatatatatatatatatatatatatatagtcctgAAACCGCTTAACTTTTTCTACGTTCTACCCTTATACCCAACTCATTGTGTTAAAACTTTGCAAGTTGAAGGtaaaaagattgagaatttcTCGTAAGATTCTCTGTCTCTCCTAACACATCAAAACAAGTGTGCTGAGGTGAGAATCTTTTTTATGGTGCCAGTAACCAGGGTGTTGCAGCAATGCTCATTAATGTCAGAACCGACACCCCTGCATCCTACTTTTGCTAAAGGCTGCTATAGACAACAACACTCGGTAAAAGGCCCTTGACATTTCACATTTGTGACCCAACTTTTcacaaattataaaacaaaatcaaatatgaaAGGCCCAAATCtgattctcttttttctttttcaccatTTCATAATGCATGCAATCCTATATCTATTATTGAAGCCACTAATAAGGTGCCACCAAGCATTGCAATGCATGCGACTTCATACATGAATAATAAGCAATAATTTCCATGCACGTTTCCAACAAGAAAATGACCTTTAGAGGATagtatttaattataagattcaGGAGACAAGAGTAGAACATTTATATGACTGACCAAAGAATAAAGAGTAGAACATTTATATGATACTATTAATTTCTAGTGTTATACAAGATGATATTCAGGAATCAGATAACTAAGTTTAAAACCAAGGTAAATATGATGACATGTAGATCTTTTGGCCATGATGAACATGAACTTGGGTTGCTACCGTACcagcaaaataattattatcatttctCTGTCGCGTGTTCAAACAAGAAGGGATTTCCAAGTATGAAGAGAGGTTCTTCTTCTTTGACTGATCACTGATGCAGAGTTCACTGTTTCCTCTTAAATCcaacattttgcctaacttttGAATGAAGTCACCAGGTAGCTCTAGAaccccactcagcttgttgtggCTGATATTCTGTTGATCTAGGCTTGGAAGTGAACCCAAATTTGGTGGAACTTGTCCACTAAGGCTATTGTTACCTAAGGAGGGAGGCtgtaagatttttcaaaaaagagaaagagtagGGTATGGAGCCTGTTAATCCACACCCTGATAAACTCAATGATTTGAGCTTCCTAAGCTTCCCTATGAACTGGGGTATCCCTCCCTATGAGTAAATATTCTAAAAGCTCTAAACTTGAGAAGGTTTCACTAATAGGCCCTACAATAAAATTATGACTCAAATCAAGCCAGACCTTGAGTTTTCCTATATCAGGAGGAATGTTTCCACTGAGCATGTTAGAGTGCAAATCCAGCTTCTGGAGAAGTTGAAGCTGTTCAAGAGAATAAAGCAAAACCCCTTCAATTGCATTGCAACTTAGGTCCAATATGGTCATTCTTTATAGACCTCCAATTTCCATTGGGATTTGACCACTCAAGTTGTTATAACTAAGGTCAAGTTGCTCTAGACTAACCAAACCACCAATCTGGCTTGGAATGTTTCCTTGTAAGCTGTTCTAGGAAAAGCTCAGGACCCTAAGACCAGTAACACCTCCCAAACTAGTAGGTATGTCACCACAGAGAGAAGGGTTATTCTCCAAAGCTAAGTGCTCTAGGGAAGTGAAAGGACCAAAGAGAGTTTTGGGAAGAATGACTGGTGAAGCACCAAAACAGTCAAATATTGAAAGGGTTTTTATATACTTGAGTTTCATCAAGGACTGTGACAGATAAGCTGAGGGTTTGCAAGGTTGGAATGGGAAGACTATATCAGCACCAATGTGGATTTTTGTGACATGAAAAATTGGTTGGTTACTATTGCTAAGTTCACACTCAACACCTGGCCATGGAGTATCAGTACATGGCTGTGGATGTGTTTGGGCCCTGTAAGGGTCTTCCAGAAGAGCACCCATCACTTCAAACAATCCCAACATTCCTCCTCTTCCATTATCATGTGCCCCTTGTGTAAACTATTTCCCATTGACATCATTTCGCCAGCAAACATTAGGAACCAAAGAAGAATAAGAGACATGGATGCCATTAATTTGAGACACTCCCTAGCTACTTCCAAATTCCAATAACTCACAAATGGAATTGCAAAAACTGGATTTAGAGGTACTGAAAAGGTCTTGCTCCTCTTTCCCTATTTAAGCTCGCTTGAATAATGGTGGTGGTGTTGATGAAAAAGGAGAAGAATGTAAAGGTAACTCAAGATTCTCATTTTTGAGTCAGCTGTGAAGGCTgcaaagaaaaatcaaagctGTTGTTACCTCTCCCAAGATTGTGTTGAGTGTGAGTATGACTGTTAGTTTGCATGGAAAAGGGTGTGAGATGAAATAGGTAGCAATTGTTGGACTATTATAAACGCCAATGTAATTTGCCATAAGTGTCAAATTGCTAATTTATAAGATAGAAATTATATTTGTGAAGtgcatttgtataattttttatatataacaatataaataaagtaattgatttattaaaaaaaacattatagaaATATTATATGTAATTAAACTGTTGCAACCATGAGAGATGACACTGAGAGCCTTGGACAAAGTAATAAAGCCGGTACAAAACAGGGATCATCTAAAAAGACAGACCTTTTCACCTATATCCATAAGTTTTGCATCTCTTCTTTCACTTCACTTACTCAGTTTGATTGACAGTATTGTTAACTAGCCTGTACTATTATGGTGTCCTTTCCTGTTTTCATTCTTATAAGGTGGGATTTTTTACCTATCTATACATTCTCTCTcataaaaatacttaaacaccagtttgcttttcttttttaaggaaGTCGGGTTTGGCCACCCTGACTTCCGTTGGTGATGTCGTTGGTGATGttttgcttatatatatatataaattaaaattaaatattatattatataaatttatttttattatatattaaattatatatttattaaattaatttttgaagggtcattttataattttttattaaaaatgatattattaaatttaattatttttttatattatttaatttatttaagatatttttttttgaatatttgttttaaaatctgaattttgcataataatatattgattttagtcaaaaattttaattttaaatttaattattttactaaaatatacatataaagaaaaatataaaaattgattaaattaatttttttattaacaaaaatatacatataaagaaaaatataaaaattggataaaattatagtataattttttatttatgttatatgtaattgtgtagttaaatttatgtttcgttaatttttttatgtttttataattaaaaaataaaaaaattagttagtaatattaaaatacaGTAAAAAAACACTGCGAAAAAATATATGACACATCTGTCTTGTAAAGTAGACAAAATACTCAAATTACATTAAGTGGAATGATACTCGacaataataaaacatattaaaaattacaattacaacGCAAACATAATAAAACTAATGAAGATCTGAAATATGTTGTGCAGAATACATGTCTTCTTCTATTTTGGATTATTGGTTTGttaaaaatagtcaaaatttctattgtgcAAAATCGTTTCCAATAGTTGGATTGTGCTAACACCTTTAGCACgtcttcatcattttttaattccATTATCTcatattcaatcaaatttttagaatatttagAATGACCTGGTTGTCAAAATAACAATCGTCTAACCAATTGTGATACGTGAATTCCATCAGGGGGAACCCCTATAGGTGCAACGTGCTTGATTAAATCCTTGAGTTTCTCCATGCCACAACCCGAAGGAATGTCAAATTTTATTGGATTAGTTTCAGTAAAGGATTAACCCAAAAACTCACCACCTTGACATGAAATATTCCACTTCCCATTGTAATACATaattgcatcatgagtaggagtgATGGTTGATTGAAGCAGGTTGAGTATAGCATCCGGTGTTCTAATaatggtacataataattctatagggcCAACACACAAGTATTGctcattgcacattaacattgtgtaaatatcatcatcatctttcaattgtagagattgaaaaaaatattgttgacctACATCTATGAATGGTTGTCGATAATAGATTTCATCCCGTAATTGATCGTTGGTTAGTTGAAGGGTATTGTGCATTCTATGCTTGAGTGTATCAAAATAACAGTTCTTAGGAACTCACATTGGTGTTAGAGTGagactttgaaaataaatactAGTTTGATTGtgattgatccatttggaaaaatgaaagctAATCTGGAGTTAG
This genomic interval from Glycine max cultivar Williams 82 chromosome 5, Glycine_max_v4.0, whole genome shotgun sequence contains the following:
- the LOC100783517 gene encoding uncharacterized protein — its product is MASSVTRSTSGFSFSEIWLLVAATALICGFLGYIVYDAIMATASELLQRLLVISPLFLIIIVHWLSTASQISFPMPGSEPSAIHRAGGSPWGVAFVLLLLFLLISYQPSLHDLIS